One genomic region from Epinephelus fuscoguttatus linkage group LG6, E.fuscoguttatus.final_Chr_v1 encodes:
- the cabp1a gene encoding calcium-binding protein 1a isoform X4, whose translation MGQAGYLGPYQESIVSMTQNCILVRNARLQTCVFLSKGMAKCRQADRELRPEEMDELRDAFKEFDKDKDGFISCKDLGNCMRTMGYMPTEMELIELSQQINMNLGGHVDFEDFVELMGPKLLAETADMIGIKELKDAFREFDTNGDGAISTSELRDAMRKLLGQQVGLKEVEDILRDVDLNGDGLVDFEEFVRMMSR comes from the exons ATGGGCCAGGCAGGGTATCTTGGGCCATATCAGGAGTCCATTGTTTCCATGACACAAAACTGCATTCTCGTGAGGAACGCACGGTTGCAAACCTGTGTCTTCCTGAGTAAAGGCATGGCCAAGTGCAGGCAGGCT GACAGAGAGCTGCGGCCAGAAGAAATGGATG AGTTACGGGACGCTTTCAAAGAGTTCGACAAAGACAAGGACGGTTTCATCAGCTGTAAAGACCTTGGAAACTGTATGAGAACTATGGGATACATGCCCACTGAAATGGAGCTGATTGAGCTGAGTCAACAGATAAACATGAACT TGGGAGGTCATGTTGATTTTGAGGATTTTGTAGAGTTGATGGGCCCAAAACTCCTCGCCGAAACTGCAGACATGATTGGAATAAAAGAGTTAAAAGATGCGTTTCGAGAG TTTGACACTAATGGAGATGGTGCCATAAGCACATCAGAGCTCCGAGATGCAATGAGGAAGTTGTTGGGCCAACAG GTGGGTTTAAAGGAAGTTGAAGATATCCTGAGGGATGTTGACCTGAATGGTGATGGGCTTGTTGACTTTGAAG AGTTTGTACGAATGATGTCTCGCTAA
- the cabp1a gene encoding calcium-binding protein 1a isoform X3, with product MGLALVRTPLKIRTANLTEKRSSWSFLVPLFSSGMGNCLDWPLRTDAERRFRGVLPCEEMGQAGYLGPYQESIVSMTQNCILVRNARLQTCVFLSKGMAKCRQADRELRPEEMDELRDAFKEFDKDKDGFISCKDLGNCMRTMGYMPTEMELIELSQQINMNLGGHVDFEDFVELMGPKLLAETADMIGIKELKDAFREFDTNGDGAISTSELRDAMRKLLGQQVGLKEVEDILRDVDLNGDGLVDFEEFVRMMSR from the exons ATGGGTCTTGCTCTTGTTCGCACTCCTCTCAAAATCCGAACTGCAAACTTAACGGAGAAAAGGTCCTCATGGTCCTTTTTAGTGCCTCTTTTCTCTTCTGGTATGGGAAACTGCTTAGACTGGCCTCTGAGAACG GATGCTGAGAGGAGATTCAGAGGGGTGCTGCCCTGTGAGGAGATGGGCCAGGCAGGGTATCTTGGGCCATATCAGGAGTCCATTGTTTCCATGACACAAAACTGCATTCTCGTGAGGAACGCACGGTTGCAAACCTGTGTCTTCCTGAGTAAAGGCATGGCCAAGTGCAGGCAGGCT GACAGAGAGCTGCGGCCAGAAGAAATGGATG AGTTACGGGACGCTTTCAAAGAGTTCGACAAAGACAAGGACGGTTTCATCAGCTGTAAAGACCTTGGAAACTGTATGAGAACTATGGGATACATGCCCACTGAAATGGAGCTGATTGAGCTGAGTCAACAGATAAACATGAACT TGGGAGGTCATGTTGATTTTGAGGATTTTGTAGAGTTGATGGGCCCAAAACTCCTCGCCGAAACTGCAGACATGATTGGAATAAAAGAGTTAAAAGATGCGTTTCGAGAG TTTGACACTAATGGAGATGGTGCCATAAGCACATCAGAGCTCCGAGATGCAATGAGGAAGTTGTTGGGCCAACAG GTGGGTTTAAAGGAAGTTGAAGATATCCTGAGGGATGTTGACCTGAATGGTGATGGGCTTGTTGACTTTGAAG AGTTTGTACGAATGATGTCTCGCTAA
- the cabp1a gene encoding calcium-binding protein 1a isoform X6 codes for MEEIADLDLGITQVTALSADRELRPEEMDELRDAFKEFDKDKDGFISCKDLGNCMRTMGYMPTEMELIELSQQINMNLGGHVDFEDFVELMGPKLLAETADMIGIKELKDAFREFDTNGDGAISTSELRDAMRKLLGQQVGLKEVEDILRDVDLNGDGLVDFEEFVRMMSR; via the exons ATGGAGGAGATCGCTGATTTAGATTTGGGCATCACTCAAGTCACAGCGCTGTCAGCG GACAGAGAGCTGCGGCCAGAAGAAATGGATG AGTTACGGGACGCTTTCAAAGAGTTCGACAAAGACAAGGACGGTTTCATCAGCTGTAAAGACCTTGGAAACTGTATGAGAACTATGGGATACATGCCCACTGAAATGGAGCTGATTGAGCTGAGTCAACAGATAAACATGAACT TGGGAGGTCATGTTGATTTTGAGGATTTTGTAGAGTTGATGGGCCCAAAACTCCTCGCCGAAACTGCAGACATGATTGGAATAAAAGAGTTAAAAGATGCGTTTCGAGAG TTTGACACTAATGGAGATGGTGCCATAAGCACATCAGAGCTCCGAGATGCAATGAGGAAGTTGTTGGGCCAACAG GTGGGTTTAAAGGAAGTTGAAGATATCCTGAGGGATGTTGACCTGAATGGTGATGGGCTTGTTGACTTTGAAG AGTTTGTACGAATGATGTCTCGCTAA
- the cabp1a gene encoding calcium-binding protein 1a isoform X2, whose amino-acid sequence MGLALVRTPLKIRTANLTEKRSSWSFLVPLFSSGMGNCLDWPLRTILQDAERRFRGVLPCEEMGQAGYLGPYQESIVSMTQNCILVRNARLQTCVFLSKGMAKCRQADRELRPEEMDELRDAFKEFDKDKDGFISCKDLGNCMRTMGYMPTEMELIELSQQINMNLGGHVDFEDFVELMGPKLLAETADMIGIKELKDAFREFDTNGDGAISTSELRDAMRKLLGQQVGLKEVEDILRDVDLNGDGLVDFEEFVRMMSR is encoded by the exons ATGGGTCTTGCTCTTGTTCGCACTCCTCTCAAAATCCGAACTGCAAACTTAACGGAGAAAAGGTCCTCATGGTCCTTTTTAGTGCCTCTTTTCTCTTCTGGTATGGGAAACTGCTTAGACTGGCCTCTGAGAACG ATACTCCAGGATGCTGAGAGGAGATTCAGAGGGGTGCTGCCCTGTGAGGAGATGGGCCAGGCAGGGTATCTTGGGCCATATCAGGAGTCCATTGTTTCCATGACACAAAACTGCATTCTCGTGAGGAACGCACGGTTGCAAACCTGTGTCTTCCTGAGTAAAGGCATGGCCAAGTGCAGGCAGGCT GACAGAGAGCTGCGGCCAGAAGAAATGGATG AGTTACGGGACGCTTTCAAAGAGTTCGACAAAGACAAGGACGGTTTCATCAGCTGTAAAGACCTTGGAAACTGTATGAGAACTATGGGATACATGCCCACTGAAATGGAGCTGATTGAGCTGAGTCAACAGATAAACATGAACT TGGGAGGTCATGTTGATTTTGAGGATTTTGTAGAGTTGATGGGCCCAAAACTCCTCGCCGAAACTGCAGACATGATTGGAATAAAAGAGTTAAAAGATGCGTTTCGAGAG TTTGACACTAATGGAGATGGTGCCATAAGCACATCAGAGCTCCGAGATGCAATGAGGAAGTTGTTGGGCCAACAG GTGGGTTTAAAGGAAGTTGAAGATATCCTGAGGGATGTTGACCTGAATGGTGATGGGCTTGTTGACTTTGAAG AGTTTGTACGAATGATGTCTCGCTAA
- the cabp1a gene encoding calcium-binding protein 1a isoform X5 translates to MEEIADLDLGITQVTALSAVCLEDRELRPEEMDELRDAFKEFDKDKDGFISCKDLGNCMRTMGYMPTEMELIELSQQINMNLGGHVDFEDFVELMGPKLLAETADMIGIKELKDAFREFDTNGDGAISTSELRDAMRKLLGQQVGLKEVEDILRDVDLNGDGLVDFEEFVRMMSR, encoded by the exons ATGGAGGAGATCGCTGATTTAGATTTGGGCATCACTCAAGTCACAGCGCTGTCAGCGGTATGTTTGGAG GACAGAGAGCTGCGGCCAGAAGAAATGGATG AGTTACGGGACGCTTTCAAAGAGTTCGACAAAGACAAGGACGGTTTCATCAGCTGTAAAGACCTTGGAAACTGTATGAGAACTATGGGATACATGCCCACTGAAATGGAGCTGATTGAGCTGAGTCAACAGATAAACATGAACT TGGGAGGTCATGTTGATTTTGAGGATTTTGTAGAGTTGATGGGCCCAAAACTCCTCGCCGAAACTGCAGACATGATTGGAATAAAAGAGTTAAAAGATGCGTTTCGAGAG TTTGACACTAATGGAGATGGTGCCATAAGCACATCAGAGCTCCGAGATGCAATGAGGAAGTTGTTGGGCCAACAG GTGGGTTTAAAGGAAGTTGAAGATATCCTGAGGGATGTTGACCTGAATGGTGATGGGCTTGTTGACTTTGAAG AGTTTGTACGAATGATGTCTCGCTAA